The following coding sequences lie in one bacterium genomic window:
- the pilQ gene encoding type IV pilus secretin PilQ — MVSHGIGNKNASAAKRRLAPLALLCVLLMSFGITGAAHTAPADSSVEATPAVSDVSAVRRIVGLELRRQGALRSFEVVTDGPVIWTSFRDGHGRLVVELPNSNPAKDVLALDLSDDLVRSAAFEVVAAGQRPMSRLVVDTSSDVYHAVVPTGDGLVVELTPVPSYSTSSASAISGELEIQKATVFQDDTGSPPLEFGPAPSGVPATQLQGVDVTTDDGTTTVWVAGDGAFYYSHFPLTDPHRFVVDLIGVVNTSPVSTIVVQGELIDGIRVAQYKPQPELVSRVVIDLVHPSVPTVDATPEGLKLTFAASEMATEEVAESMVEPLAAETVAMTETEVLEPTPDAEPSEPMTTVDVETDTLVADTMAAEQPEAEMEPAEMAAVATEPEAAQILEEAAETMAVEPEEVEPTPTWTEAETPAMEEAAEEAIAEAEPAPMWEEDPTATATVAELEPAEAWQEPEEVPVEEAAEEMAEEVAEEAAATMEEPAAAPTWEEVEEDAPTWDEPSEAAGWEEEEAPAWEEEPEPAAEPAKSLFNVSVDLTPEAEVEDPSGFETRDLTAADGTVYTGEPMTLSLQDADVKDVLRSFAQISGLNVVVQPGVTGSVTIEFTDVPWDQALDQILRINGLDYQLEGTIMRVAPVSVLRQEAEEQARLEAAKALSIPLKTIMRRVSYATATDIATILSSGGGGSIMSDRGSAIVDSRTNTLIIKELPSHINTVIAVIENLDIPEPQVMIEARIIETTKRFSKTLGIQLGFDAVASAERGNTTGLQFPNTGTADGGVNLLTGGSNGFLGITMGNVLGTFNLDAFLQAAESEGLINILSAPRITTLNNEQASIQSGLQIPIQTIANNTVSVQFVNATLRLDVTPHVTAEGTVLMDIDIQKREPQLAFAVVGASNAPISTKDASTRVIVRDGGTTVIGGIYKVTSDQGEDRVPGLSNIPILKHLFKNKRRNDENEELLIFITPRVVKL; from the coding sequence ATGGTTAGTCACGGCATAGGAAACAAAAACGCGAGCGCGGCCAAGCGTAGGTTGGCGCCTTTGGCGCTGCTCTGCGTCCTGTTGATGAGCTTCGGGATCACCGGAGCTGCGCATACCGCGCCGGCAGATTCATCCGTCGAGGCGACACCCGCGGTCAGCGATGTGTCGGCCGTACGCAGGATCGTTGGACTCGAGCTGCGCCGGCAGGGCGCTCTGAGGAGCTTCGAGGTCGTCACTGACGGACCTGTGATCTGGACCAGCTTCCGCGACGGTCATGGACGCTTGGTCGTGGAGTTGCCTAACAGCAACCCGGCGAAAGACGTTCTCGCGCTCGACCTAAGCGACGATCTGGTTCGGTCGGCGGCCTTCGAGGTAGTGGCCGCGGGCCAGCGTCCGATGAGTCGCCTGGTCGTGGATACATCCTCCGACGTCTACCATGCGGTCGTGCCGACTGGCGACGGGCTAGTCGTCGAGTTGACGCCGGTGCCGAGCTACAGCACTTCGTCAGCCAGTGCTATCAGTGGAGAGCTCGAAATCCAGAAAGCGACGGTTTTTCAGGATGACACTGGTTCGCCGCCTCTCGAGTTCGGTCCGGCACCGAGTGGTGTGCCGGCGACGCAACTCCAGGGTGTCGACGTCACCACGGACGATGGCACGACCACGGTCTGGGTCGCCGGAGACGGCGCCTTCTACTACTCTCATTTTCCGCTCACCGATCCCCACCGGTTCGTCGTCGATCTCATCGGCGTGGTCAACACCTCGCCGGTTTCGACGATCGTGGTGCAAGGGGAGCTGATCGACGGGATTCGAGTGGCTCAGTACAAGCCGCAACCCGAGCTCGTATCCAGGGTCGTGATCGACCTCGTGCACCCATCGGTCCCGACCGTCGACGCGACCCCCGAGGGCCTCAAGCTGACGTTCGCGGCCAGCGAGATGGCTACCGAGGAAGTGGCCGAGTCCATGGTCGAGCCCCTGGCGGCCGAGACGGTCGCGATGACCGAGACCGAGGTGCTCGAACCAACTCCGGACGCGGAGCCCTCCGAGCCGATGACCACGGTAGACGTCGAGACCGACACGCTGGTGGCCGACACGATGGCGGCCGAGCAGCCGGAGGCCGAGATGGAGCCGGCGGAGATGGCGGCCGTAGCGACAGAGCCGGAAGCCGCGCAGATCTTGGAGGAGGCCGCCGAGACGATGGCGGTCGAGCCCGAGGAAGTCGAGCCGACTCCGACCTGGACGGAAGCTGAGACTCCGGCCATGGAAGAAGCCGCGGAGGAAGCCATAGCTGAAGCCGAGCCGGCGCCGATGTGGGAAGAGGACCCGACCGCCACGGCTACGGTGGCGGAGCTGGAGCCGGCCGAGGCCTGGCAGGAGCCCGAGGAGGTTCCGGTCGAGGAAGCGGCCGAGGAAATGGCCGAGGAAGTGGCCGAGGAAGCTGCTGCCACCATGGAGGAGCCCGCGGCGGCCCCGACCTGGGAAGAGGTCGAAGAGGACGCTCCGACCTGGGATGAGCCCTCGGAAGCGGCGGGATGGGAGGAAGAGGAAGCTCCGGCTTGGGAAGAAGAGCCGGAGCCCGCTGCCGAGCCGGCCAAGTCCCTGTTCAACGTGTCTGTGGATCTCACGCCCGAAGCCGAGGTCGAGGATCCGTCCGGCTTCGAGACTCGTGATCTAACGGCCGCCGACGGGACGGTTTACACCGGCGAGCCGATGACACTCAGCCTCCAGGACGCGGACGTCAAGGACGTTTTGAGGTCGTTTGCTCAGATCAGCGGACTCAACGTGGTCGTCCAGCCGGGGGTCACCGGATCGGTGACGATCGAGTTCACCGATGTACCTTGGGATCAGGCCCTCGACCAGATTCTCAGAATCAATGGTCTCGACTATCAGCTGGAGGGCACCATCATGCGTGTCGCTCCGGTGTCCGTGCTTCGCCAGGAGGCCGAGGAGCAGGCCCGGCTCGAGGCGGCGAAGGCACTGTCGATTCCGCTCAAGACCATCATGCGTCGCGTGAGCTACGCGACGGCCACGGACATCGCAACCATTCTGAGCAGCGGCGGTGGTGGCAGCATCATGAGCGATCGCGGTTCGGCGATCGTCGATTCACGCACCAACACCTTGATCATCAAGGAGCTGCCCTCGCACATCAACACCGTGATCGCGGTAATCGAGAACCTGGATATTCCCGAGCCGCAGGTGATGATCGAGGCGAGGATCATCGAGACCACCAAGCGGTTCAGCAAGACCCTCGGCATTCAGCTGGGCTTCGACGCGGTCGCGAGTGCCGAGCGCGGCAATACGACCGGCCTCCAGTTCCCCAACACCGGGACGGCGGATGGCGGCGTCAATCTACTGACCGGTGGCAGCAACGGTTTCTTGGGAATCACCATGGGCAACGTTCTGGGCACCTTCAACCTCGACGCTTTCCTGCAGGCGGCCGAGAGCGAAGGTTTGATCAACATCCTCTCGGCACCGCGAATCACGACGCTCAACAATGAGCAGGCGTCGATTCAGAGCGGTCTTCAGATTCCGATTCAGACGATTGCCAACAACACGGTCAGCGTGCAGTTCGTGAACGCGACTCTGCGCCTCGACGTGACGCCCCACGTGACCGCCGAGGGCACCGTCCTGATGGACATCGACATTCAGAAGCGCGAGCCGCAGCTCGCGTTCGCCGTCGTCGGCGCCAGCAACGCTCCGATCTCGACCAAGGACGCTTCCACGCGAGTCATCGTTCGCGACGGCGGCACGACCGTGATCGGCGGCATCTACAAGGTGACCAGCGATCAGGGCGAGGATCGGGTGCCTGGATTGTCGAACATTCCGATTCTCAAGCATCTGTTCAAGAACAAGCGTCGCAACGACGAAAACGAAGAACTGCTTATTTTCATCACGCCACGCGTGGTCAAGCTCTAG
- a CDS encoding pilus assembly protein PilP produces MKPHPMTTGLALVLVLCLAGSAIVGAQDEQPPELPEELTQAEAEDEGGVSSDELLADEEMMFLGEGYSYEPGERRDPFKSLLIVRERAAMRGPRPEGIPGLLIEEVDLTGIFVTQDGPVAQVRSTEEDKSYLLREGDQLYDGDVVSIVASELTFKQIVDDPTAVKPFREVVKKLNP; encoded by the coding sequence ATGAAGCCGCACCCGATGACGACCGGGCTGGCACTGGTACTGGTGCTGTGCCTTGCGGGCAGCGCAATTGTGGGCGCGCAGGACGAGCAGCCGCCAGAGCTGCCGGAAGAGTTGACCCAGGCGGAGGCGGAAGACGAGGGAGGCGTCAGCTCGGACGAGCTCTTGGCGGACGAAGAGATGATGTTCCTCGGAGAGGGCTATTCCTACGAGCCCGGCGAGCGTCGGGATCCGTTCAAATCCCTGTTGATCGTGCGCGAACGGGCGGCGATGCGCGGGCCGAGGCCGGAGGGAATCCCCGGACTGTTGATCGAGGAAGTCGACTTGACCGGTATTTTCGTAACTCAGGATGGACCGGTAGCCCAGGTGCGGTCGACGGAAGAAGACAAGAGCTATCTCCTCAGGGAAGGGGACCAGCTCTACGATGGAGACGTCGTCAGCATCGTTGCCAGCGAACTTACATTCAAGCAAATAGTGGACGACCCGACGGCTGTAAAGCCGTTTCGAGAGGTGGTCAAGAAGCTTAACCCGTAG
- the pilO gene encoding type 4a pilus biogenesis protein PilO, whose amino-acid sequence MAFQTGLEGKPWYFGLIAGLVVGGVVYFGAHKLLLKPKKDAIGGLESQLTGLQAKIQEGRAAQQQLPRFREEVRQLELELDKLLRILPARRNTPELMRRIRTLAEQGDFNLLRFTPGAFIEQDFYSEWPIAINLEATYHNLAQFFERVSRFSRIINIEDLQVGALTSNPDHTISASFRAKTFVYKEEDDEADEGSAP is encoded by the coding sequence ATGGCGTTTCAAACCGGACTAGAAGGAAAGCCCTGGTATTTCGGCCTCATCGCCGGCCTGGTCGTTGGCGGGGTCGTCTACTTCGGCGCGCACAAGCTGCTGCTGAAACCCAAGAAGGACGCGATCGGAGGGCTCGAGAGCCAGTTGACCGGCCTTCAGGCCAAGATTCAGGAAGGTCGCGCGGCTCAACAGCAGCTGCCCCGGTTCCGGGAAGAGGTTCGGCAGCTCGAGCTCGAGTTGGACAAGCTCTTGAGGATCTTGCCGGCCCGTCGCAACACCCCGGAGCTCATGCGCCGGATCAGGACCTTGGCCGAGCAGGGTGATTTCAACCTGCTCCGTTTTACCCCGGGCGCGTTCATTGAGCAGGACTTCTACAGCGAGTGGCCGATCGCCATCAACCTCGAGGCGACCTACCACAACCTGGCTCAGTTCTTCGAGCGGGTCAGCCGCTTTTCGAGGATCATCAACATCGAGGATTTGCAGGTCGGAGCCCTTACCTCGAATCCCGATCACACGATTTCCGCCAGCTTCCGAGCGAAGACCTTTGTCTATAAGGAAGAGGACGACGAGGCTGACGAAGGGAGCGCACCATGA
- a CDS encoding PilN domain-containing protein encodes MIRINLLSEGRRPVTARKKVSTRRGFDLGGIDAASATMLAVLALGLLVSLGHNFLLGRTMNRLQGEVNEAQAEVDKLAPIIAEVEQFKTKKAKLENKVDIITQLKTNQQGPVQIMDEISRALPELLWMDRMSVSGQSITLSGRAFNTNAVANFLENLDRVPEFQEPVLQDASQAGQTYSFVIRFSFTHVPDAEGQSPATAAG; translated from the coding sequence ATGATCAGAATCAATCTCCTCTCCGAAGGGCGCCGGCCCGTCACCGCCAGGAAGAAGGTCTCTACCCGCCGCGGCTTCGACCTGGGCGGGATCGATGCGGCCAGCGCCACGATGTTGGCCGTTCTGGCTCTCGGGCTTTTGGTCTCGCTGGGCCACAACTTCCTGCTCGGTCGCACCATGAACAGGCTTCAGGGCGAAGTCAACGAAGCTCAGGCCGAGGTCGACAAGTTGGCGCCGATCATCGCGGAGGTCGAGCAGTTCAAAACCAAGAAGGCCAAGCTCGAGAACAAGGTCGACATCATTACGCAGCTGAAGACCAACCAGCAGGGACCGGTTCAGATCATGGACGAGATCTCACGCGCCCTGCCGGAGCTGCTCTGGATGGACCGGATGTCGGTCTCCGGACAGTCCATCACGCTGTCCGGGCGAGCGTTCAACACGAACGCCGTGGCTAACTTCCTGGAGAACCTCGATCGTGTGCCGGAGTTCCAGGAGCCGGTTCTGCAAGACGCGTCACAAGCGGGGCAGACCTACTCCTTCGTGATTCGATTCAGTTTTACCCATGTTCCCGATGCAGAAGGGCAGAGCCCGGCCACGGCCGCCGGCTGA
- the pilM gene encoding type IV pilus assembly protein PilM, whose amino-acid sequence MFARAKGVIGLDIGSSTVKLVELKERKGELHLQRVGLEPLSPEAIVDGSIMDSSLVVDAVNKLAEESGVKSNNYATSLAGHSVIIKKIQMPAMSPEEIAESIQWEAEQYIPFDISDVRLDYMVLSDEEVARDSIEVLLVAVKRDKVNDYVSVISQAGKNPVIVDVDAFAVQNAYEINYDIDPQQVVALVNMGAGVTTINILSRGATVFWRDMSIGGNQFTEALQREYSLSFDQAERLKRGEQVPGCSPGEARAILEAVSTELAAEIQKTFDFFAATSADDRVTQLMLSGGCALTPNLREVLQDRFNVPTEVLDPLRRVHYRESDFDGVWLDSVAPMLAVAVGLAARKVDD is encoded by the coding sequence TTGTTTGCGCGTGCTAAAGGAGTTATCGGGCTAGACATCGGCAGTTCGACCGTCAAGTTGGTCGAGCTCAAAGAGCGTAAGGGTGAGTTGCATCTGCAACGTGTCGGGCTCGAGCCGCTCTCTCCAGAGGCGATCGTCGATGGCTCGATCATGGACTCGTCCCTGGTCGTCGACGCGGTCAACAAGCTGGCCGAAGAGAGCGGCGTCAAGAGCAACAACTACGCGACCTCGCTCGCCGGCCACTCGGTGATCATCAAAAAGATCCAGATGCCGGCCATGTCGCCGGAGGAGATCGCCGAGTCGATTCAGTGGGAGGCCGAGCAGTACATTCCGTTCGACATCAGCGACGTTCGCCTCGACTACATGGTGTTGAGCGACGAAGAGGTGGCGCGCGACTCCATAGAGGTACTGCTGGTGGCGGTCAAGCGGGACAAGGTCAATGATTACGTCTCGGTGATCAGCCAGGCCGGCAAGAACCCGGTGATAGTCGACGTCGATGCTTTTGCGGTGCAGAACGCGTACGAGATCAACTACGACATCGATCCTCAACAGGTCGTTGCCCTGGTGAACATGGGCGCCGGTGTGACGACGATCAATATTCTGTCCCGCGGAGCGACCGTCTTCTGGCGCGACATGTCGATCGGTGGCAACCAGTTCACCGAGGCTCTGCAGCGTGAGTACAGCCTGTCGTTCGATCAGGCGGAGCGCCTGAAGCGGGGCGAACAGGTGCCCGGATGCTCGCCGGGAGAGGCGAGAGCGATCTTGGAGGCAGTTTCGACCGAGCTCGCGGCCGAGATCCAGAAGACCTTCGACTTCTTCGCCGCTACCTCGGCCGACGACCGGGTCACCCAGTTGATGCTCTCGGGCGGGTGTGCGCTCACGCCGAATTTGCGCGAAGTGCTCCAGGATCGCTTCAACGTTCCAACCGAAGTTCTGGATCCGCTGCGCCGGGTCCATTACCGAGAGAGCGATTTCGACGGGGTCTGGCTTGATTCCGTGGCTCCGATGCTGGCGGTCGCCGTCGGTCTGGCTGCCAGGAAAGTGGACGACTAG
- the rpmB gene encoding 50S ribosomal protein L28, with amino-acid sequence MSKQCSICGKKTTIGRQISHAHNVSARTWEPNLRRVRALVNGSVQRILVCARCLRSGKVHKPPARDWRPETVEAE; translated from the coding sequence ATGTCCAAGCAGTGCTCCATTTGCGGTAAGAAGACAACCATCGGTCGGCAAATCAGTCACGCACATAACGTCTCGGCTCGTACCTGGGAACCCAATCTCAGACGTGTTCGTGCACTCGTTAACGGCTCCGTTCAGCGAATCCTGGTCTGCGCGCGTTGTTTGCGCAGTGGCAAAGTCCACAAGCCCCCGGCAAGAGATTGGCGGCCCGAGACCGTCGAAGCGGAGTAG
- a CDS encoding bifunctional (p)ppGpp synthetase/guanosine-3',5'-bis(diphosphate) 3'-pyrophosphohydrolase yields MPDRIVRAGRSEPTALRKTMPTLRERFSSRPVPPPVKPPHKSVSFEDLLEHMRELGRQPDEAFLRRVYEFSAEMHGDQRRRSGEPFLTHPLYVAYFLAGFRADQTSVAVGLLHDVLEDTLTTREALAAEFGDEITGLVDGVTKIGKHEYVRRDEAQSETFRKLILASAKDIRVILVKLADRLHNMMTLEHLGPEVKRRVSRETLEIYAPIAHRLGMAKVQGDLADLAFYHLHPVKFAALEAKVREKLKIGRKAITDIRSRLEESLAVAGIEAEISYRVKRYYSIQRKLSRQGIELAQLYDYLAFRIISEEVRDCYAALGVVHQHWRPVPGRFKDYIAMPKPNLYRSLHTTVVVENGQPFEVQIRTREMDLVAEEGIAAHWLYKEGKPDQGTAETEVAWLRQLIDWQQDVDDPRAFMATLKLDLYPDEVYVFTPKSDVFSFPRGATPLDFAYKIHTELGHHCSGARVNGRLVPLKTRLQNGDIVEVMTHPNRKPSRDWLSFVGTSRAKSKIRQWLNTEQKKRSLEIGRRLLDRGLKRHKIAAKRFLESKELQKFLSADGIAHADDLLSRIGFGKITVRQVLDRTLTSEQLAAVNAKPSRLRSAVERILPFGPAAVAVRGDSDLLAYLAKCCKPLPGDEIVGYVTRGRGVSVHSVDCANVTNLLYNPEREIEVEWERVGDEVFPVPLVIETEDRPGMLARLTEAIAKFDGNIRNFEAETVETGRGQIAVVVEVKDKKQLEKLRQGLRGVRGVLDVRRPMGSRPDRQGSLGEEN; encoded by the coding sequence ATGCCGGACCGGATCGTCCGGGCCGGCAGGTCGGAGCCGACCGCGCTCCGGAAGACGATGCCGACTCTGCGCGAGAGATTCTCTTCACGTCCGGTGCCGCCGCCGGTCAAGCCGCCTCACAAGAGCGTGAGCTTCGAGGATCTCCTCGAGCACATGCGAGAGCTCGGCAGACAGCCGGACGAAGCATTCCTGCGTCGGGTGTACGAGTTCTCGGCCGAGATGCACGGAGACCAGAGACGCCGGTCGGGCGAGCCATTCCTGACGCATCCGCTGTATGTGGCCTACTTCCTGGCGGGCTTCCGGGCGGACCAGACCTCGGTCGCCGTCGGGTTGTTGCACGACGTCCTCGAAGACACCCTGACGACTCGAGAGGCTCTGGCGGCCGAGTTCGGCGACGAGATCACCGGACTCGTGGATGGAGTCACGAAGATCGGAAAGCACGAATACGTCCGGCGCGATGAGGCTCAGTCGGAGACCTTCCGCAAGCTCATCCTGGCCTCGGCGAAGGATATCCGGGTGATTCTGGTCAAGCTCGCGGACCGTCTGCACAACATGATGACGCTCGAGCACCTGGGTCCGGAGGTCAAGCGCAGAGTCTCGAGAGAGACGCTCGAGATCTACGCGCCCATTGCCCACCGGCTCGGAATGGCAAAGGTACAGGGGGATCTCGCCGACTTGGCCTTCTACCACCTGCATCCGGTCAAGTTCGCCGCCCTTGAGGCAAAGGTGCGCGAGAAGCTCAAGATCGGGCGCAAGGCGATTACGGACATCAGATCCAGGCTGGAAGAGAGTCTGGCGGTGGCCGGGATCGAAGCCGAGATCAGCTACCGGGTGAAGCGCTACTACTCGATTCAGCGCAAACTCAGTCGGCAGGGGATCGAGCTTGCTCAGCTCTATGACTATCTGGCGTTTCGAATCATCAGCGAAGAAGTCCGAGACTGCTACGCGGCCTTGGGCGTGGTGCATCAGCACTGGCGTCCGGTGCCTGGGAGGTTCAAGGACTACATCGCAATGCCCAAGCCGAACCTCTACCGATCTCTGCACACCACGGTGGTGGTCGAGAATGGACAGCCCTTCGAGGTGCAGATCAGAACCCGTGAGATGGACCTCGTGGCCGAAGAGGGTATCGCCGCGCACTGGCTCTACAAGGAAGGCAAGCCGGATCAAGGCACAGCGGAGACCGAGGTCGCCTGGTTGCGCCAGCTGATCGACTGGCAGCAGGACGTGGATGATCCGCGGGCCTTCATGGCGACGCTGAAGCTGGACCTCTACCCGGACGAGGTGTACGTGTTTACCCCCAAGAGCGATGTCTTCTCGTTTCCCCGAGGGGCGACGCCGCTCGATTTCGCCTACAAGATCCACACCGAGCTCGGTCACCACTGTTCGGGAGCGCGTGTCAACGGCAGGTTGGTTCCACTCAAGACCCGCCTTCAGAACGGCGACATCGTCGAGGTCATGACCCACCCCAACCGCAAGCCCTCGCGCGATTGGCTGAGCTTCGTGGGTACTTCAAGAGCCAAGAGCAAGATCCGGCAGTGGTTGAACACCGAGCAGAAGAAGCGTTCGCTCGAGATCGGCCGCCGACTTCTGGACCGGGGCCTGAAACGACACAAGATCGCCGCCAAGAGGTTCCTGGAGTCGAAGGAGCTGCAGAAGTTCCTGTCGGCGGACGGTATCGCGCATGCCGATGATTTGTTGAGCCGTATCGGTTTCGGCAAGATCACGGTTCGGCAGGTGCTCGACCGAACGCTGACGAGCGAACAACTCGCCGCGGTCAACGCCAAGCCCAGCCGCCTGCGCTCTGCGGTAGAGCGAATTCTGCCGTTCGGTCCGGCGGCCGTTGCGGTGCGCGGCGACAGTGACCTGCTGGCCTATCTGGCGAAGTGCTGCAAGCCGCTGCCCGGCGACGAGATCGTCGGCTACGTCACCCGCGGTCGGGGAGTCTCGGTGCATTCGGTCGATTGCGCCAACGTCACGAATCTGCTGTACAACCCGGAGCGAGAGATCGAGGTCGAGTGGGAGCGCGTCGGCGACGAGGTCTTTCCGGTGCCGCTGGTCATCGAGACCGAGGACCGGCCCGGTATGCTGGCCAGACTCACCGAGGCCATAGCGAAGTTCGACGGCAACATCCGCAACTTCGAAGCCGAGACCGTCGAGACCGGGCGTGGGCAGATCGCCGTGGTGGTCGAGGTCAAGGACAAGAAGCAGTTGGAGAAGCTACGCCAAGGGCTTCGGGGTGTGCGCGGGGTCCTGGATGTTCGCCGCCCGATGGGAAGCAGACCCGATCGCCAAGGCTCGCTCGGCGAAGAGAACTAG
- the secF gene encoding protein translocase subunit SecF, whose protein sequence is MEFFRDSKIQFMKYRKYWMILSLVLLLVSAIVVFGARRLNLGIDFAGGTQLTLKFSEPIEVDRLRDIVADAGVPDAVIQSFGVAGANEALIKTPIVEGSEEGSQGLVVSALDAALDNSGAGPDLNRVGREVVESFLTSRDPDARLPGLADSTGLVDQAPYGPIADAILELRREQGLITDWASISALAEVTPESAEALESGARLGKFSVLGAENVGPQIGSELRRKGLLAIVSSMIGMLIYIWFRFELRFGVGALVAVLHDVFITVGLYALAGFEFNLTTIAAFLTLVGYSVNDSVVVFDRVRENLRRSRSRPLEETMNRSLNQTLSRTVLTSGTTLLVVGSILFLGGDVLRGFAFILTIGVIVGTYSSIYVASPFALLWETLFGRGARGRRREARAASR, encoded by the coding sequence ATGGAGTTTTTTCGCGACAGCAAAATCCAGTTCATGAAGTACAGGAAGTACTGGATGATCCTGTCTCTCGTGCTCTTGCTGGTTTCGGCGATCGTGGTCTTCGGCGCCCGGCGGCTCAATCTCGGAATCGACTTCGCCGGCGGCACCCAGTTGACGCTGAAGTTCTCCGAGCCGATCGAGGTTGACAGGCTGCGCGACATCGTTGCCGACGCGGGCGTGCCCGACGCGGTCATCCAGAGTTTCGGCGTCGCCGGGGCCAACGAGGCGCTGATCAAGACGCCGATCGTGGAAGGATCCGAAGAGGGCAGTCAGGGCTTGGTCGTGTCGGCACTCGACGCGGCGCTCGACAACTCCGGCGCGGGGCCGGACCTCAATCGCGTAGGTCGAGAGGTGGTCGAGAGCTTCCTGACCTCGAGAGATCCCGATGCCCGCTTGCCCGGGCTTGCCGACTCGACCGGGCTGGTCGATCAGGCACCCTACGGACCGATAGCGGATGCAATTCTCGAGCTTCGGCGCGAGCAGGGGTTGATAACGGACTGGGCCTCGATCTCGGCGCTGGCCGAAGTGACTCCGGAGTCCGCCGAGGCGCTCGAGAGCGGTGCGCGGCTTGGTAAGTTCTCGGTTTTGGGTGCGGAGAACGTCGGACCGCAGATCGGATCCGAGCTTCGTCGAAAGGGACTTCTGGCCATCGTCTCTTCCATGATCGGCATGCTCATCTACATATGGTTTCGGTTCGAGCTGCGCTTCGGAGTCGGGGCCCTGGTCGCGGTGCTGCACGATGTTTTCATTACCGTCGGCCTCTACGCGCTGGCAGGTTTCGAGTTCAATCTGACGACGATCGCCGCGTTTCTGACGCTCGTGGGCTACTCGGTCAACGATTCGGTGGTCGTTTTCGACCGCGTTCGCGAGAACCTGCGACGTTCCAGGTCCCGACCATTGGAAGAGACCATGAACCGGAGCCTGAACCAGACGCTGTCGAGAACGGTCCTGACCTCGGGAACCACCCTTCTGGTGGTGGGTTCGATTCTCTTCCTCGGTGGCGACGTGCTCAGGGGGTTCGCATTCATCCTCACGATCGGCGTCATCGTGGGTACGTACTCGTCGATCTACGTGGCGAGCCCGTTCGCCCTGCTCTGGGAAACGCTCTTCGGGCGTGGTGCCAGAGGCCGGCGCCGGGAAGCACGAGCGGCCTCCAGGTAG